A window of Cohnella herbarum contains these coding sequences:
- a CDS encoding endonuclease MutS2, whose translation MNDKALHTLEFDKIIRRLTGLTSTSLGKEEAEKLAPSRELPIVARRLAATDEAVRVNMLKGTPPFGGITDIRASLYRAKLQGILQPPELMEVAQFIMGSRRLSRFIAVAGEETELPLLSDLCEPLTDFKPLEDEIRKCIDEQGEVLDSASPELASVRRDIRINAGRAREKLESLVRSNSVQKMLQDALITMRNDRYVIPVKQEYRAHFGGIVHDQSGSGATLFIEPEAVVQMNNKLRELKIKEQNEVERILRKLSEQTGEKAELLTGDAEILGLIDFIFAKAALAHSLSATLPEMNDGGRLLLRKARHPLIDIKQAVPFDMELGDAYTSIIVTGPNTGGKTVSLKTIGLLSLMAMSGLFIPAEDGSRLCVFDGIYADIGDEQSIEQSLSTFSSHMTNLISMLGQVTDRSLVLLDELGAGTDPAEGSALAIAILEHLQKRGCRLIATTHYSELKAYAYNREGIINASMEFDVATLRPTYRLLIGVPGRSNAFAIAERLGLPKSIIDHARGEVSEDELKVDSMIASLEQDRLQAQTERHAAERLRREVEKLQKDIEDERFKFQEQKAKLLEGAREEARLAIAKAKREAEEIISDLRRLAMEESASVKEHKLIEARKRLEDAVPPPAARPNRTSGAKQAKIEVGDEVKVLSLSGQKGHVVELSGSSEAVVQLGIMKMKVSLSDLEPVRKAAQSKQVAQATIVKRSRDENIRTELDLRGMMLDEAIMEVDHFLDEAFLSNLGQVYIIHGKGTGALRTGVQDFLRRHKHVKSYRLGQFGEGGAGVSVAELH comes from the coding sequence GCGTCGTCTAGCCGCTACCGATGAAGCGGTTCGCGTCAACATGCTCAAAGGTACTCCCCCGTTCGGAGGAATTACGGACATCCGCGCATCGCTATATAGAGCGAAGCTGCAAGGGATTTTGCAACCTCCCGAGCTAATGGAGGTGGCCCAATTCATTATGGGCTCCCGTCGGTTAAGCAGATTTATTGCCGTTGCGGGCGAGGAAACCGAGCTTCCGCTTCTTAGCGATCTCTGCGAACCGTTAACCGACTTTAAGCCGCTTGAAGACGAAATCAGAAAATGCATAGACGAGCAAGGGGAAGTGCTGGATTCCGCAAGTCCGGAGCTGGCGTCCGTTCGTCGCGATATCCGAATCAACGCAGGACGCGCCAGAGAAAAGCTTGAAAGCCTGGTTCGGTCCAACTCGGTCCAGAAAATGCTTCAGGACGCCTTGATCACGATGCGTAACGATCGGTATGTGATCCCGGTCAAGCAGGAATACCGCGCTCATTTCGGCGGAATCGTGCATGACCAATCCGGAAGCGGAGCGACGTTGTTCATTGAACCGGAAGCGGTCGTTCAGATGAATAACAAGCTGCGGGAGCTCAAGATTAAAGAGCAAAACGAGGTCGAACGCATTCTGCGCAAGCTGAGCGAACAAACGGGAGAAAAAGCCGAACTTCTTACCGGGGATGCGGAAATTCTCGGCTTGATCGATTTTATTTTCGCCAAAGCGGCGTTGGCTCATTCTTTGTCCGCGACGCTTCCAGAGATGAACGATGGAGGAAGGCTTCTTCTGAGGAAAGCTCGCCATCCGTTGATCGATATTAAACAAGCGGTTCCGTTCGATATGGAGCTGGGCGATGCTTATACATCGATTATCGTCACCGGACCTAACACCGGCGGTAAAACCGTTTCGTTGAAGACGATCGGTTTGCTTAGCTTGATGGCGATGTCGGGTTTGTTTATCCCTGCGGAGGACGGTAGCCGTCTATGCGTATTCGATGGTATCTATGCGGATATCGGCGACGAGCAGAGCATAGAGCAAAGCTTAAGCACCTTCTCCAGCCATATGACCAATCTGATCTCCATGTTAGGCCAAGTAACGGATAGAAGCCTTGTGCTTCTGGATGAGCTGGGAGCGGGAACGGATCCGGCCGAAGGATCGGCGCTGGCGATCGCGATATTGGAGCATCTGCAGAAGCGGGGATGCAGACTAATCGCGACTACTCATTATAGCGAGCTGAAGGCGTATGCCTACAATCGCGAAGGCATTATTAATGCCAGCATGGAATTCGATGTCGCCACGCTGAGGCCGACCTACCGTTTGCTTATCGGCGTTCCCGGTCGCAGCAATGCGTTCGCGATCGCGGAAAGGTTAGGATTACCGAAAAGCATTATCGACCATGCGCGGGGCGAGGTCAGCGAAGACGAGTTGAAGGTCGATTCAATGATTGCTTCCCTGGAGCAGGATCGACTGCAAGCGCAAACGGAGCGCCATGCCGCCGAGAGGTTGCGCCGGGAAGTCGAGAAGCTGCAGAAGGACATCGAGGATGAGCGATTCAAATTTCAAGAGCAGAAGGCGAAGCTATTGGAGGGAGCGCGCGAAGAAGCGCGGCTGGCGATAGCGAAAGCCAAGCGGGAAGCCGAAGAGATTATTTCCGATCTCCGTCGTCTTGCGATGGAGGAAAGTGCGTCCGTTAAGGAACATAAGCTTATTGAAGCGCGTAAACGATTAGAGGATGCGGTACCTCCGCCCGCAGCAAGACCGAATCGGACATCAGGGGCGAAGCAAGCGAAGATCGAAGTCGGAGATGAAGTGAAAGTACTTAGCCTAAGCGGGCAAAAAGGTCACGTCGTCGAATTGTCGGGAAGTTCGGAAGCCGTCGTACAGCTTGGAATCATGAAGATGAAGGTTTCGTTATCCGACTTGGAGCCGGTACGCAAAGCCGCGCAAAGCAAGCAGGTTGCGCAGGCGACCATCGTGAAGCGTTCCCGCGACGAGAACATTCGGACGGAGCTGGATTTACGTGGTATGATGCTGGATGAAGCGATCATGGAAGTGGATCATTTCCTGGACGAGGCATTTCTATCCAATCTGGGGCAGGTATACATTATTCATGGCAAAGGAACGGGAGCTTTGCGAACGGGAGTTCAGGATTTCCTTCGTCGCCATAAACATGTAAAGAGCTACCGGTTGGGCCAATTCGGGGAAGGCGGCGCGGGGGTGTCCGTAGCCGAGCTCCATTAA
- a CDS encoding DUF350 domain-containing protein, producing the protein MQDVVDYLMSHPFSAVLAYFSVGILALIVFLSLFEWVTKYDSWNEIRKGNLSVAMATGGKIFGICNIFRFSIESNDTIYQSLLWAAVGFVLLLVAYFLFEFLTPVFRIDDELEKDNRAVGFLSLVLSASLSYIIGAAVI; encoded by the coding sequence GTGCAAGATGTGGTCGATTACTTGATGTCCCACCCCTTTTCGGCGGTGCTGGCTTATTTTTCGGTCGGCATACTCGCGCTTATCGTTTTTCTGTCCTTGTTCGAATGGGTGACGAAATACGATAGCTGGAACGAAATCCGCAAAGGTAATTTATCAGTTGCGATGGCGACGGGCGGCAAAATATTCGGAATTTGCAATATCTTCCGGTTTTCAATCGAATCCAACGATACGATCTATCAAAGCCTGCTATGGGCGGCAGTCGGATTCGTGTTGCTGCTTGTCGCGTATTTTCTGTTCGAATTCCTGACTCCGGTATTTCGGATCGACGATGAACTCGAGAAGGATAATCGTGCAGTCGGATTTCTGTCGCTGGTATTATCGGCATCCCTTTCCTATATCATAGGCGCGGCCGTTATTTAA
- the cysK gene encoding cysteine synthase A, with product MTRMYQSVIELIGNTPAVQLQRLTGPEHADVFVKLEKMNPSGSVKDRAASGLLIDAEARGLIRPGSLIVEPTSGNTGIGLAMYAAAKGYRLILVMPDNMTAERISLLRAYGAEVVLTPAAERMPGAIAKARQLIEENPGSYMPNQFENGANPDIHRTTTALEIIEQTEGRLDAFVATSGTGGTITGTGEVLKAKLPHLYVAVVEPAGSPVLSGGQPGSHKLVGTSPGFVPQILNTSIYDEIIQVTDDDALETTRRLAREEGLLVGPSSGASVWAALQIARRLGPGKRVLCIAPDTGERYLSMEIF from the coding sequence ATGACACGAATGTACCAATCGGTTATTGAATTAATAGGCAACACCCCGGCCGTTCAATTGCAACGGTTGACTGGGCCGGAGCATGCGGACGTATTCGTAAAGTTGGAGAAAATGAATCCGAGCGGCAGCGTGAAAGATCGCGCGGCTTCCGGCTTGTTGATCGACGCGGAGGCGCGAGGCTTGATTCGTCCCGGAAGCTTGATCGTGGAGCCGACTAGCGGCAATACCGGCATCGGATTAGCAATGTATGCGGCCGCTAAAGGATATCGTTTGATTCTTGTTATGCCGGACAACATGACCGCCGAGCGAATATCTCTCCTTCGCGCATACGGCGCGGAGGTCGTATTGACGCCGGCCGCCGAACGGATGCCCGGGGCGATCGCCAAAGCGCGTCAATTGATCGAGGAGAATCCGGGCAGCTATATGCCGAACCAATTCGAGAACGGCGCGAATCCGGACATTCACCGTACGACGACTGCGCTTGAGATCATCGAGCAAACGGAAGGACGTTTGGATGCTTTCGTCGCGACGTCCGGAACGGGCGGCACGATAACGGGGACGGGGGAAGTGTTGAAAGCCAAGCTTCCTCATCTCTATGTTGCGGTCGTCGAGCCTGCCGGTTCGCCCGTATTATCGGGCGGACAACCCGGTTCGCATAAATTGGTCGGCACGAGTCCGGGATTCGTTCCCCAAATACTGAATACTTCTATATACGACGAGATCATCCAAGTGACGGACGATGATGCGCTTGAGACGACGAGGAGGCTTGCTCGGGAGGAAGGTTTGCTGGTCGGACCTTCTTCGGGGGCATCCGTGTGGGCCGCATTGCAAATCGCACGCCGATTGGGGCCTGGAAAGCGGGTTCTCTGCATAGCGCCCGATACGGGAGAACGATATCTGAGCATGGAAATTTTCTAA
- a CDS encoding spore coat protein has protein sequence MLNKPTLTDEDIASTILSDLKRVTREYATAATESVCPEIRQMFTQMLNSTLTMQGELYTIMQQNNMYNASSPVIKQEVDKQLKQYQQTQQKTSQFVQQAQAAQSPIPPNSAGTSSMPAYQ, from the coding sequence ATGCTAAATAAACCGACTTTAACCGACGAGGACATCGCATCGACGATTCTTTCGGATCTCAAAAGGGTAACGCGAGAATACGCGACAGCGGCAACGGAGTCCGTATGTCCGGAAATCCGGCAGATGTTTACGCAGATGCTGAACAGCACATTAACGATGCAGGGCGAGTTATATACGATAATGCAGCAAAATAATATGTACAACGCATCCTCTCCGGTTATAAAGCAAGAAGTAGATAAGCAGTTGAAACAATATCAGCAAACGCAGCAAAAAACCTCCCAGTTCGTGCAGCAAGCGCAAGCGGCTCAGAGCCCTATTCCTCCGAATTCGGCCGGTACGTCCTCGATGCCGGCCTATCAATAG
- a CDS encoding Lrp/AsnC family transcriptional regulator yields MNEFKLSILDLLKEDARLSAATIATMLGAEEADVSSAIAEMERDHVIVKYATVINWSKVDDEKVTALIEVECTPERGRGFENIAERIYLYPEVKSVYLMSGAYDLLVEIEGKNLKEVASFVSNKLSTIESVIATKSFFILKKYKQDGIIFEEFEDDHRLLVSP; encoded by the coding sequence ATGAACGAATTCAAATTAAGCATCTTGGATCTGCTCAAGGAAGACGCCCGTTTGTCTGCCGCTACCATCGCAACGATGTTGGGCGCAGAAGAAGCGGACGTTTCCTCCGCGATCGCGGAGATGGAGCGGGATCACGTCATCGTCAAGTATGCGACGGTTATTAACTGGAGCAAAGTAGACGACGAGAAGGTAACGGCGCTTATCGAGGTCGAGTGTACGCCGGAGCGCGGGCGCGGGTTCGAGAACATCGCGGAACGCATTTATCTGTACCCCGAGGTCAAATCGGTGTATTTAATGTCCGGAGCTTACGATCTGCTTGTCGAGATCGAAGGGAAAAACCTGAAAGAGGTTGCTTCGTTCGTCTCCAATAAGTTATCGACGATCGAGTCCGTTATTGCCACGAAGAGTTTTTTCATTCTTAAGAAATATAAACAGGATGGCATTATTTTCGAAGAATTCGAGGATGATCATCGCCTGCTCGTATCTCCATAA
- a CDS encoding aminotransferase class I/II-fold pyridoxal phosphate-dependent enzyme: MIKDEEKPLIRQDDRSRSGGMQHHLAAHAREIPPSGIRRFFDLVSASKDKDIITLGVGEPDFVTPWRVRDAAVYSLEKGKTQYTPNAGMPELREAIGQYLSNQFHLTYDPAKEMIVTVGGSEGIDLALRALIEPGDEILVPEPCYISYSPITTLSGGVAVGIETFAEDQFKLTAESLKAAITPKSKVLVLCYPSNPTGAIMTYEEMLPIAKIVEENDLIVISDEIYAELTFKGNHSSFASLPGMKDRTILVSGFSKAFAMTGWRMGYACGHPDLISAMLKIHQYTIMCAPTMGQVAALEALTKGGLEEKDRMMESYNQRRRLVVQGFREMGLECHEPQGAFYAFPSVKSTGMTSEQFAERLLLEAKVAAVPGHVFGKGGEGFLRCCYATSVSQLTEALERIDSFLRSLE; this comes from the coding sequence ATGATAAAAGACGAGGAAAAGCCGTTAATCCGTCAGGACGATCGTTCGCGGAGCGGCGGAATGCAACACCATTTGGCCGCGCATGCGCGCGAGATTCCGCCGTCCGGTATTCGGCGATTCTTTGATCTGGTCAGCGCGAGCAAAGATAAAGACATCATCACTCTGGGGGTTGGAGAGCCGGATTTCGTAACCCCATGGCGGGTTAGGGACGCGGCCGTGTATTCCCTTGAGAAAGGGAAGACGCAATATACGCCCAACGCGGGAATGCCAGAGCTGCGCGAGGCGATCGGACAATACTTATCCAACCAGTTCCATCTCACATACGATCCGGCCAAGGAAATGATCGTAACGGTCGGAGGAAGCGAAGGCATAGATCTAGCCCTTCGCGCGCTCATCGAACCGGGAGACGAGATTCTCGTGCCCGAGCCCTGCTACATTTCCTATTCTCCGATTACCACGCTAAGCGGAGGCGTCGCGGTCGGCATCGAGACGTTCGCCGAGGATCAGTTCAAGCTGACCGCGGAGAGCTTGAAAGCAGCTATTACGCCGAAGTCCAAAGTTCTCGTGTTGTGTTATCCGAGCAATCCGACGGGCGCGATCATGACGTACGAGGAAATGCTCCCGATCGCCAAGATCGTGGAAGAGAACGACCTCATCGTCATTTCCGACGAGATTTACGCGGAGCTGACGTTTAAGGGAAACCATTCCAGCTTTGCGTCTTTGCCCGGCATGAAAGACCGCACGATTCTAGTAAGCGGCTTCTCCAAGGCGTTCGCGATGACCGGCTGGCGGATGGGCTATGCTTGCGGACATCCCGATCTGATTAGCGCCATGCTGAAAATTCACCAATACACGATCATGTGCGCTCCGACGATGGGGCAGGTCGCGGCTTTGGAGGCGTTGACCAAAGGCGGATTGGAAGAGAAGGACCGCATGATGGAGTCTTACAATCAAAGACGCCGTCTCGTCGTTCAAGGTTTCCGCGAGATGGGGCTCGAGTGCCACGAGCCGCAGGGCGCCTTCTATGCGTTTCCTTCGGTCAAGTCGACGGGGATGACCTCCGAGCAGTTCGCGGAAAGATTGCTTCTGGAAGCGAAAGTCGCCGCGGTTCCCGGCCATGTGTTCGGCAAAGGCGGGGAAGGGTTCCTCCGATGCTGTTACGCGACCTCCGTTTCCCAGCTGACGGAAGCCTTGGAACGTATCGATTCGTTCCTTAGAAGTTTGGAATAA
- a CDS encoding aspartyl-phosphate phosphatase Spo0E family protein: MAAAEHNSISLSSLHADTPIISQYPNRVAELVEEIDRLRKAMTETFLRERSLVADSVMELSRQLDLKINEYMKQVLISREEVR; encoded by the coding sequence ATGGCTGCGGCAGAACATAATTCCATATCTTTGTCGTCCTTACATGCCGATACACCCATCATTTCTCAGTACCCGAACAGAGTAGCGGAGTTAGTGGAAGAAATCGATCGATTGCGCAAGGCAATGACGGAAACCTTCCTGAGAGAGCGTTCATTAGTCGCCGATTCGGTCATGGAGCTTAGCCGGCAACTGGATCTTAAGATCAACGAATATATGAAACAAGTTCTCATAAGTCGGGAGGAGGTTCGGTGA
- a CDS encoding bifunctional adenosylcobinamide kinase/adenosylcobinamide-phosphate guanylyltransferase, giving the protein MLWLITGGIGSGKSAFADELAYVVGREGIRLSCPPFPEMLIEAAIKGTDMDTEMGSDIRPDFPWTRSDADETLAKKLNAINLDSNFYRADRRVVVIDSLSGWLRGVYRRIEAQLPEAEERIEAEWREALEAILAFQGRVIVVTEELSAGLSMNVREQGYAYRLANANRKLMESSEIVYRMTAGMATELKGYRLKRGSKTDENLYPDR; this is encoded by the coding sequence TTGTTATGGCTTATTACCGGAGGCATCGGCAGCGGAAAGTCCGCTTTCGCCGATGAGCTTGCCTATGTCGTAGGGCGCGAAGGTATTCGGTTGTCCTGTCCCCCTTTTCCTGAAATGCTTATCGAAGCTGCGATTAAGGGTACGGACATGGATACGGAAATGGGCTCGGACATTCGGCCGGATTTTCCTTGGACCCGCTCGGATGCGGACGAAACATTGGCGAAGAAGTTGAACGCGATTAATCTGGATTCTAATTTTTATCGGGCGGACCGTCGCGTTGTTGTTATAGATAGCCTATCAGGATGGTTGCGCGGGGTTTACCGTCGCATAGAAGCGCAATTACCGGAGGCGGAGGAGCGGATCGAAGCCGAATGGCGCGAGGCTTTAGAGGCGATACTGGCGTTTCAAGGCCGTGTTATCGTGGTCACGGAGGAGCTTTCGGCGGGTTTGTCCATGAACGTTCGTGAGCAAGGATATGCTTATAGATTGGCCAACGCAAACCGCAAGCTAATGGAATCCAGCGAGATCGTATACCGAATGACGGCCGGGATGGCAACGGAGTTAAAAGGTTATCGATTGAAAAGGGGGAGTAAAACGGATGAAAATTTATACCCGGACCGGTGA
- a CDS encoding cob(I)yrinic acid a,c-diamide adenosyltransferase yields MKIYTRTGDEGKTSVIGGRVMKDDARVEAYGTIDELNSFVGQAASVLARESTSDWADLLETLTIVQHELFDCGSDLCYAVPDPAKMKVTPAMTDRLESWIDLYEAQTPPIEKFILPGGSEAASLFHVCRTVCRRAERRLVTLSAEQECPDEVRKYLNRLSDFFFTVARVANARLGLLDVEYERSAPVFRRRS; encoded by the coding sequence ATGAAAATTTATACCCGGACCGGTGACGAAGGGAAGACTTCGGTCATTGGCGGCCGAGTAATGAAAGACGATGCCCGAGTGGAAGCCTACGGGACGATCGACGAGTTAAATAGTTTTGTCGGGCAAGCCGCATCCGTCTTGGCTAGGGAATCTACTTCGGATTGGGCGGATTTGCTCGAAACGTTAACGATCGTTCAGCATGAATTGTTCGACTGCGGTTCGGATTTATGTTACGCGGTTCCGGATCCGGCTAAGATGAAGGTTACGCCCGCTATGACGGATCGCCTTGAAAGCTGGATCGATTTATATGAAGCGCAGACGCCACCGATCGAGAAATTTATTTTGCCGGGAGGAAGCGAAGCCGCATCGTTGTTTCACGTGTGCCGGACCGTTTGCCGTCGGGCGGAGAGAAGGCTTGTTACGTTGTCGGCAGAGCAGGAGTGTCCGGACGAGGTTCGCAAATATTTGAACCGCTTGTCCGACTTTTTCTTCACCGTCGCAAGGGTGGCGAATGCCAGGTTAGGGCTTCTCGACGTAGAGTACGAGCGGAGCGCCCCGGTCTTCCGGCGGAGGTCTTGA
- a CDS encoding RluA family pseudouridine synthase — MANENENVNADYYAPIEFVANASDEGRKLREVLRKRIGISRRLMVRLKTSEEGLSVNGLKVWPNHIVSEGDIISLRMETEVSETILPQPMELDIVFEDDHLLVLNKPAGVIVHPTTGHYLNTLANGVMHYWQERGERIRFRPVHRLDEHTSGLVVIAKHPLAQQQLSAQMMEGTVTKQYRTFVYGRPPEREGEINAPIGRQTEDPHRRVVREDGAPSLTFYKVTDTYHDQASAIDIRLGTGRTHQIRVHMTSVGCPIIGDGYYTDEKWTSSEWAANLSEVIARQALHAALLIFKHPVTGEEMRLEAALPEDMKRLEQELSKLSHTE; from the coding sequence ATGGCTAACGAGAATGAGAACGTCAACGCGGATTATTACGCTCCGATCGAATTCGTTGCGAATGCTTCCGACGAAGGGCGCAAATTGCGGGAAGTGCTTCGCAAGCGGATCGGTATTTCGCGGCGGCTGATGGTTCGCTTGAAAACCTCGGAAGAGGGGTTGTCCGTAAACGGCCTGAAAGTATGGCCGAACCATATCGTTTCCGAGGGGGATATTATTAGCCTGCGCATGGAAACGGAAGTTTCGGAGACGATCTTGCCGCAACCGATGGAATTGGATATCGTTTTCGAGGACGACCATCTGTTGGTATTGAACAAACCTGCCGGAGTTATCGTTCATCCGACGACGGGACACTATCTTAACACTCTAGCCAACGGGGTCATGCATTATTGGCAGGAGCGCGGAGAGCGGATTCGTTTCCGGCCGGTACATCGATTGGACGAGCATACTTCGGGTTTGGTCGTCATTGCGAAGCATCCGTTGGCGCAGCAACAACTATCCGCGCAGATGATGGAGGGCACGGTTACGAAACAATACCGGACGTTCGTGTACGGACGTCCTCCCGAACGGGAGGGCGAGATCAACGCGCCGATCGGAAGGCAAACGGAAGATCCCCATCGCAGAGTCGTGAGGGAGGATGGAGCGCCTTCGTTAACGTTCTATAAAGTGACGGATACCTATCACGACCAAGCTAGTGCGATCGACATCCGACTAGGTACGGGAAGAACGCATCAGATCAGGGTCCATATGACTTCGGTAGGCTGTCCGATTATCGGGGACGGCTATTATACGGACGAGAAATGGACGAGTTCGGAATGGGCGGCGAATTTGTCCGAAGTGATTGCCCGCCAAGCGCTCCATGCTGCCCTGTTAATCTTCAAGCATCCGGTAACCGGAGAAGAGATGCGGTTGGAAGCGGCTTTGCCCGAGGATATGAAACGGCTTGAACAGGAGCTTTCCAAGCTCTCGCATACTGAATAA
- a CDS encoding Spx/MgsR family RNA polymerase-binding regulatory protein, translating into MSEQLKVYHLPTCSTCKGAIKALKQHGYRLELQDIKTTPPGEAELGELIAKSGLPIGKWFNVSGEVYREMGLKDKLPGMSDEEKIRLLSSNGMLIKRPIVTNGSKVSIGFREQDFGPMWYTL; encoded by the coding sequence GTGAGCGAACAATTGAAAGTCTATCATTTGCCGACTTGCAGCACATGTAAGGGCGCGATTAAAGCTCTTAAGCAACACGGATATCGCTTGGAACTTCAGGATATCAAGACGACTCCTCCGGGAGAAGCCGAGCTGGGTGAGTTAATCGCGAAGAGCGGACTGCCGATCGGGAAATGGTTTAACGTATCCGGCGAAGTATATCGGGAAATGGGATTGAAGGATAAGCTTCCCGGAATGTCCGACGAAGAGAAAATACGGTTGTTATCGTCTAACGGCATGTTAATCAAAAGACCGATCGTTACGAACGGAAGCAAAGTATCCATCGGTTTCCGGGAACAGGACTTCGGCCCGATGTGGTACACTTTATGA
- a CDS encoding aminotransferase class I/II-fold pyridoxal phosphate-dependent enzyme, with translation MKNVRFRSDRLDRLGSAIFAEVAEWKREARDKGLSVINLDIGSPDQPPAELLRSVLAEASLRSDTYRYPGTEGTSAFRQTVAKWFSHRFNVELDPDTEVLSLMGTQDGLAHLPLAISNPGDAALLPDPGYPVYGAGLAVAGVEAISLPLLEENDYLPDFEAVPQAVWDKVKFMILNYPSNPLSATADLAFFERAVHAARKHGVLLVHDNAYSEMAFDGMRPPSVLEIPHASEIAIEFHSLSKSYHLAGTRLGFAVGNKEVLSALRALKNNIDFGVFLGTQEAGIAALEMDIHDPKPISGLYEGRRNVFVQALREQGWSVSMPRATMFLWARVPEGWSSRAFSQELLTSTGVASIPGNAFGARGEGYVRLALVESEPKLLDAAERIGRFIRTAQPGK, from the coding sequence ATGAAGAACGTTCGGTTTCGCTCCGATCGTCTTGACCGGTTAGGCTCCGCGATCTTCGCGGAAGTGGCGGAATGGAAAAGGGAAGCCCGCGACAAGGGATTGTCCGTGATCAATTTGGATATCGGCAGCCCGGATCAGCCTCCCGCCGAGCTTCTCCGATCCGTGTTGGCGGAAGCCAGCCTTAGATCCGATACTTATCGTTACCCGGGTACGGAAGGGACCTCGGCGTTTAGGCAGACGGTTGCCAAGTGGTTCTCTCATCGGTTCAACGTAGAGCTTGATCCCGATACGGAGGTGCTGTCGCTGATGGGCACGCAGGACGGGCTTGCCCACTTGCCGTTAGCGATTAGCAATCCCGGAGATGCCGCATTGCTTCCGGATCCGGGATATCCGGTATACGGAGCGGGTTTGGCCGTTGCCGGGGTCGAGGCCATTTCGTTGCCCTTGCTCGAGGAGAACGATTATTTGCCCGACTTCGAAGCCGTGCCGCAGGCGGTCTGGGATAAAGTTAAATTCATGATTTTGAATTATCCGAGCAATCCGTTGTCGGCAACCGCCGATTTGGCGTTCTTCGAGCGGGCGGTTCATGCCGCGCGTAAGCATGGCGTGTTGCTCGTCCACGATAACGCCTACAGCGAAATGGCATTCGATGGCATGCGTCCGCCAAGCGTGCTTGAAATTCCGCATGCTTCCGAAATCGCCATCGAGTTCCACTCGTTGTCGAAATCCTATCACTTGGCGGGCACCCGTCTAGGATTTGCGGTAGGAAACAAAGAGGTTTTGTCCGCATTGCGGGCATTAAAGAATAATATCGATTTCGGCGTGTTTCTTGGCACCCAGGAGGCCGGGATAGCCGCGCTGGAGATGGACATCCATGATCCTAAGCCGATTTCGGGCTTATACGAAGGACGCAGGAACGTTTTCGTTCAAGCGCTTCGCGAGCAAGGCTGGAGCGTTTCTATGCCTCGTGCGACGATGTTCCTCTGGGCCCGGGTGCCGGAAGGCTGGTCTTCGCGGGCATTCTCCCAGGAGTTGCTCACGTCGACGGGGGTGGCGTCTATCCCTGGCAACGCGTTCGGCGCGCGAGGAGAAGGTTATGTAAGATTGGCTCTGGTCGAATCCGAGCCGAAGCTGTTAGATGCCGCCGAGCGGATCGGAAGATTCATTCGTACCGCTCAGCCGGGGAAATGA